Proteins from a genomic interval of Polaribacter sp. Q13:
- the rplS gene encoding 50S ribosomal protein L19 — translation MEALVKFVQDEFVTRKEFAEFAAGDTITVYYEIKEGDKVRTQFFRGVVIQRKGVAASETFTIRKMSGTVGVERIFPVNLPSIQKIEVNKRGKVRRARIFYFRGLTGKKARITEKRR, via the coding sequence ATGGAAGCTTTAGTAAAGTTTGTACAAGACGAATTTGTAACTAGAAAAGAATTTGCAGAATTTGCAGCAGGAGATACAATCACTGTTTATTACGAAATTAAAGAGGGAGATAAAGTACGTACTCAGTTTTTTAGAGGTGTAGTTATTCAAAGAAAAGGAGTTGCAGCTTCAGAAACATTTACAATCAGAAAAATGTCTGGTACTGTAGGTGTAGAAAGAATTTTCCCTGTAAACTTACCTTCTATTCAAAAAATTGAAGTAAACAAAAGAGGTAAAGTACGTAGAGCTCGTATTTTCTACTTTAGAGGTCTTACTGGTAAGAAAGCTAGAATTACTGAAAAAAGAAGATAA
- the trmD gene encoding tRNA (guanosine(37)-N1)-methyltransferase TrmD yields the protein MRIDIISVAPNLLESPFNHSIIKRAKEKGLAEIIIHDLREYGLGNYKQIDDTQFGGGAGMVMMIEPIANCIKKLQLERTYDEVIYMTPDAKTLNQRTANTLSLKENILILTGHYKGVDQRIRDKYITKEISIGDYVLTGGELAAAVLVDAVVRLIPGVIGDEQSALTDSFQDNLLSPPVYTRPSEFEGMKVPDVLLSGNFPKIDDWRSDQAYERTEKIRPDLLK from the coding sequence ATGCGAATAGATATTATCTCAGTTGCCCCAAATTTATTAGAAAGTCCGTTTAATCATTCAATCATTAAACGTGCAAAAGAAAAAGGTTTGGCAGAAATTATTATTCACGATTTACGTGAATACGGTTTAGGAAATTACAAACAAATAGACGACACTCAATTTGGTGGTGGCGCTGGTATGGTAATGATGATAGAACCGATTGCTAATTGTATTAAGAAATTGCAATTAGAAAGAACGTATGATGAAGTTATTTATATGACTCCAGATGCAAAAACGTTAAATCAAAGAACAGCAAACACACTTTCTTTAAAAGAGAATATCCTTATTTTAACAGGACATTATAAAGGTGTAGATCAAAGAATTCGTGATAAATACATTACTAAAGAAATTTCTATTGGAGATTATGTTTTAACTGGCGGAGAATTAGCTGCTGCAGTTTTAGTAGACGCAGTTGTACGTTTAATTCCAGGGGTTATTGGAGACGAACAATCTGCACTTACAGACTCTTTTCAAGACAATTTGTTATCGCCACCAGTATATACAAGACCTTCAGAATTTGAAGGGATGAAAGTTCCTGATGTATTATTGTCTGGTAATTTCCCTAAAATAGATGATTGGAGAAGCGACCAAGCTTATGAAAGAACTGAAAAAATAAGACCAGACTTATTAAAGTAG
- a CDS encoding DUF2721 domain-containing protein, whose translation MEELTLTTPALLFSAISLIMLAYTNRFLAYAAVIRNLHDIYLEKQDHSLLRQIKNLKLRLNLTRWMQIFGISSLLFCVVTMFLIYVHLKILAAWVFGFALILLMISLGLLIKELQISIRALQHHIEDIEEHLEK comes from the coding sequence ATGGAAGAATTAACATTAACAACACCAGCACTTTTATTTTCTGCAATATCTTTAATTATGTTGGCATATACGAACCGTTTTTTGGCGTATGCAGCAGTGATTAGAAATTTACATGATATTTATTTAGAAAAGCAAGATCATTCTTTACTAAGACAAATTAAAAATTTAAAATTGCGTTTAAACTTAACCAGGTGGATGCAAATTTTCGGGATTTCTAGTTTGTTATTTTGTGTGGTAACCATGTTTTTAATTTATGTACATTTAAAGATATTGGCAGCTTGGGTATTTGGTTTTGCATTAATTTTATTAATGATTTCTCTTGGATTATTGATAAAGGAATTACAGATTTCCATACGAGCATTGCAACATCATATTGAAGATATTGAGGAGCATTTAGAAAAATAG
- a CDS encoding DUF2911 domain-containing protein, with protein sequence MNKIILSLFVAIFTFTVNAQIKTPAPSPSQKIEQKVGLTDVTLEYSRPGIKGRTIFGDLVPFNEVWRTGANENTKITFSTDVTVNGKDLKKGTYALYTKPGKDSWNVYFYADTTNWGNPAKWDDAKVAAQAKATPQTMPMKIETFTMTFDNITNSSAVLGILWENTYVGLKFETPTESLVSKQITAVMNGPSANDYYASASYYLEADKDIKKAQTWIDKAIEMTADAPKFYFLRKQALIHAKAGDKKGAIKAAKESLKYSEKAGNAGYVKMNKASLIEWGAM encoded by the coding sequence ATGAATAAAATTATACTATCATTATTTGTAGCCATTTTTACTTTTACCGTAAATGCACAAATAAAAACACCAGCACCTAGTCCTTCTCAAAAAATAGAACAAAAAGTAGGATTGACAGATGTAACTTTAGAATACTCTAGACCTGGAATAAAAGGGAGAACTATTTTTGGAGATTTAGTTCCTTTTAATGAAGTATGGAGAACTGGCGCAAATGAAAACACTAAAATTACTTTTTCTACAGATGTAACCGTTAATGGTAAAGATTTAAAGAAAGGAACGTATGCACTATACACAAAACCAGGAAAGGATTCTTGGAACGTATATTTTTATGCGGATACAACCAATTGGGGGAATCCTGCAAAATGGGATGATGCTAAAGTAGCTGCACAAGCAAAAGCGACTCCACAAACAATGCCTATGAAAATAGAAACTTTTACGATGACATTTGATAACATTACAAATAGTTCTGCTGTTTTAGGTATTTTATGGGAAAACACATATGTAGGTTTAAAGTTTGAAACACCAACAGAATCTTTAGTTTCTAAACAAATTACCGCTGTTATGAACGGGCCTTCTGCAAACGATTATTATGCATCTGCATCTTATTATTTAGAAGCTGATAAAGATATTAAAAAAGCACAAACGTGGATTGACAAAGCTATTGAAATGACTGCTGATGCACCAAAATTCTATTTTTTACGCAAACAAGCATTAATTCATGCAAAAGCAGGAGATAAAAAAGGAGCAATTAAAGCGGCTAAAGAATCTTTAAAATACTCAGAAAAAGCGGGAAATGCTGGTTATGTAAAAATGAACAAAGCATCTTTAATAGAATGGGGAGCGATGTAA
- a CDS encoding NAD(P)H-binding protein has protein sequence MRRISVLGCGWLGKSLAISLLDEGYFVKGSTTTEEKLELLEMNNIEPYLVNISEFEEFDDFLHTDILIIAITSKDVDGFENLISQIENSEIQKVIFISSTGVYGRLNRVMTEEDEVLKTPLTEIENLFRENTFFETTIIRFAGLFGDVRQPCNWFKNGRKIPQPKGFVNMIHKEDCIEIIHEIIAQDCWNETFNACSNHHPTRREFYTIAKLSNDFEVPEFEENEVYEWKIISSKKVQEVLEYEFIHDDLLSI, from the coding sequence ATGAGGAGAATAAGTGTTTTAGGTTGTGGTTGGTTAGGTAAGTCTTTAGCAATTTCATTGTTAGATGAAGGTTATTTTGTAAAAGGGTCTACTACTACAGAAGAGAAATTAGAACTTTTAGAAATGAATAATATTGAACCTTATCTTGTTAATATTTCCGAATTTGAAGAGTTTGATGATTTCTTGCATACAGATATTTTAATTATTGCTATTACGTCTAAAGATGTGGATGGTTTTGAGAATTTAATTTCACAAATTGAAAATTCTGAAATTCAAAAAGTAATCTTTATCAGTTCTACTGGTGTCTATGGACGATTGAATAGAGTAATGACAGAAGAAGATGAAGTTTTAAAAACTCCGTTAACAGAAATTGAAAATTTATTTAGAGAAAATACTTTTTTCGAAACTACAATTATTCGTTTTGCTGGTTTGTTTGGTGATGTAAGACAACCTTGTAATTGGTTTAAAAACGGACGAAAAATTCCGCAACCAAAAGGATTTGTAAATATGATTCATAAAGAAGATTGTATTGAAATTATTCATGAAATCATCGCTCAAGATTGTTGGAATGAAACTTTTAATGCGTGTTCTAATCACCATCCAACAAGGAGAGAATTTTATACAATAGCAAAATTAAGTAACGATTTTGAAGTACCCGAATTTGAAGAGAATGAAGTGTACGAATGGAAAATTATCAGCTCTAAAAAAGTCCAGGAGGTTTTAGAGTATGAATTTATTCATGATGATTTGTTGAGTATTTAA
- the gldG gene encoding gliding motility-associated ABC transporter substrate-binding protein GldG, with translation MNKKLKNIAILIIGLIFLNIINQSFYKRFDLTADKRYTLSKTTEKIISKVDKPLFISVYLEGDFPSEFKRLQVETRQYLEELAIKNPNIKINFEAPDNQRENLIKRGMLPSQLTVEEQGKLSEAIIFPWAEITYGKKATIVSLLPNAIVASQDEQLQKAIENLEYSFSNAINSVTQKKQKSIAVITGNGELPDIYQYSFLSEVAKKYKLAKFTLDSVTTNPQQTLKDLTSLDLAIIAKPTQKFTEKEKLTLDQFIANGGKTLWMLDNVQADQDSLFTSGKMLAYPRDLNLTDLLFSYGIRINTTLIKDLYAAQIPLATGKVGNQTQFKNLDWFYHPLVGGNPNHAITKNTSPVRLQFANQIDTLKNNIKKTPLLLSSTLTKKVGTPSFIELQSIADEVIEDEYKGGNQLFAVLLEGDFKSAYKNRVKPFETPLFKDHATNNKMVIISDGDIGKNQILKEKPFDLNRDKWTNQQFGNKDFLLNTVDYLLDDAGLIQLRNKTLQIRTLDKKKAFKERTFWQFFNVVLPLILLFAFGFVFNYLRKRKYS, from the coding sequence ATGAATAAGAAACTAAAAAATATAGCAATATTAATTATTGGATTGATTTTTTTAAATATTATCAATCAATCATTTTATAAACGTTTCGATTTAACTGCAGATAAACGTTACACTCTTTCTAAAACTACAGAAAAAATTATTTCTAAAGTTGATAAACCACTATTTATCTCTGTTTATTTAGAAGGTGATTTTCCTTCAGAATTTAAAAGACTTCAGGTAGAAACTCGTCAGTATTTAGAAGAGTTAGCCATTAAAAACCCAAACATAAAAATAAATTTTGAAGCTCCAGATAACCAGCGAGAAAACCTAATTAAACGAGGTATGCTGCCAAGTCAACTAACAGTAGAAGAGCAAGGGAAATTATCTGAAGCTATTATTTTTCCTTGGGCAGAAATAACTTACGGCAAAAAAGCCACCATTGTATCTTTGCTTCCAAATGCAATTGTGGCATCTCAAGACGAACAGTTGCAAAAAGCCATTGAAAATTTAGAATATAGTTTTTCTAATGCTATTAATTCCGTTACTCAAAAAAAACAAAAAAGTATTGCCGTAATTACCGGAAATGGAGAATTACCAGACATTTATCAATATAGTTTTTTAAGTGAAGTTGCTAAGAAATATAAGCTAGCAAAGTTTACCTTAGATTCTGTAACAACCAATCCGCAGCAAACATTAAAAGATTTAACCTCTTTAGATTTGGCTATTATTGCTAAACCTACTCAAAAATTTACAGAGAAAGAAAAACTAACTTTAGATCAATTTATCGCCAATGGCGGAAAAACATTGTGGATGTTGGATAATGTGCAAGCAGATCAAGACAGTTTGTTTACTTCCGGTAAAATGTTGGCATATCCAAGAGATTTAAACTTAACAGATCTGTTATTTTCTTACGGAATTAGAATTAACACTACGTTGATTAAAGATTTATATGCTGCTCAAATTCCATTAGCCACTGGTAAAGTTGGCAATCAAACGCAGTTTAAAAACTTAGACTGGTTTTATCACCCCTTGGTTGGAGGAAACCCAAATCATGCCATTACAAAAAACACTTCTCCTGTTCGTTTACAATTTGCAAATCAGATTGATACTTTAAAAAATAACATAAAAAAAACACCTTTATTACTAAGTTCTACATTAACAAAAAAAGTAGGTACTCCTAGTTTTATTGAACTCCAATCAATTGCTGATGAAGTAATTGAAGATGAGTACAAAGGCGGAAATCAATTGTTTGCTGTTTTATTAGAAGGTGATTTTAAATCGGCTTATAAAAATAGAGTAAAACCTTTTGAAACACCTTTATTTAAAGACCATGCTACCAACAATAAAATGGTAATAATTTCTGATGGTGATATTGGCAAAAACCAAATTTTAAAAGAAAAACCTTTCGATTTAAATAGAGATAAATGGACAAATCAACAATTTGGAAATAAAGATTTCCTATTAAACACTGTTGATTATTTATTAGATGATGCGGGCTTAATTCAACTTAGAAACAAAACATTACAGATAAGAACTTTAGACAAAAAAAAAGCTTTTAAAGAACGTACTTTTTGGCAGTTTTTTAATGTTGTACTTCCGCTAATACTTTTATTTGCTTTCGGATTTGTTTTTAATTACTTGAGAAAGAGGAAATATAGTTAG
- the gldF gene encoding gliding motility-associated ABC transporter permease subunit GldF, which yields MISILKKEFNSFFSSTIAYLVIGVFLLMNGLFLWVFKGDFNILNAGFADLNSFFFFAPWVFLFLIPAITMKSFADELNSGTIELLKTKPISDWQIVLGKFLASLLLVVVALIPTLTYVYTIYQLGNPIGNLDFGSTIGSYLGLLFLAATYTAIGLFTSTLSKNQIVAFILGVFITFFLYYGFDAISNSLGNDLTIKKMGINEHFKSISRGIIDSRDIVYFLSVTIFFLFITKIRLDNE from the coding sequence TTGATATCAATCCTTAAAAAAGAATTCAACTCATTTTTCTCAAGTACTATTGCCTATTTAGTTATTGGTGTTTTCTTGTTGATGAACGGTTTATTTTTATGGGTTTTTAAAGGAGACTTTAATATATTAAACGCAGGTTTTGCAGATTTAAATTCGTTTTTCTTTTTTGCTCCTTGGGTATTTCTATTTTTAATTCCGGCAATAACCATGAAAAGTTTTGCAGACGAATTAAACAGCGGCACCATAGAGCTCTTAAAAACAAAACCAATTTCCGACTGGCAAATTGTGTTGGGAAAATTCTTGGCTTCACTCCTATTGGTTGTAGTGGCTTTAATACCAACCCTAACCTATGTTTATACAATATACCAATTAGGAAACCCTATTGGAAACCTAGATTTCGGTAGCACAATTGGCTCTTATCTTGGCTTATTATTTTTAGCAGCAACCTATACTGCTATTGGTTTATTTACATCTACACTTTCTAAAAACCAAATAGTCGCTTTTATTTTAGGTGTTTTTATTACCTTCTTTTTGTATTATGGTTTCGATGCCATTTCCAATTCTCTTGGTAATGACTTAACCATTAAAAAAATGGGAATAAACGAACATTTTAAAAGTATTTCTAGAGGTATTATAGACTCAAGAGATATTGTATACTTTTTAAGTGTTACTATTTTCTTTTTATTCATTACTAAAATACGTCTAGACAATGAATAA
- a CDS encoding GNAT family N-acetyltransferase, which produces MDFDFTTFPVLETDRLTLRALNLDDAKAIFGLRANKEVNEYIQRVPPKNLSESRAFIDEISNLITDNQGIFWVLESKNSAELLGTIGLRNFDVADNYAEIGYEIHPDYQERGYMTEAFEEVLEYAFEKMELKTIEAFTHKNNLASITLLHKLDFDLQIERTDEGFEDNRIYKLEK; this is translated from the coding sequence ATGGATTTCGATTTTACTACATTCCCTGTTTTAGAAACAGACAGATTAACATTAAGAGCGTTAAACTTAGATGATGCAAAAGCAATTTTTGGTTTAAGAGCAAATAAAGAGGTAAATGAATATATACAAAGAGTACCACCAAAAAATCTTTCAGAATCTAGAGCTTTTATCGATGAAATTTCTAATTTAATTACTGATAACCAAGGTATATTCTGGGTTCTAGAATCTAAAAACAGTGCTGAATTATTAGGTACAATTGGTTTACGAAATTTTGATGTTGCAGATAATTATGCAGAAATTGGGTATGAAATTCATCCTGATTATCAAGAAAGAGGTTACATGACGGAGGCTTTTGAAGAAGTATTAGAGTATGCTTTTGAAAAAATGGAATTAAAAACTATTGAAGCTTTTACACACAAAAATAATCTTGCTTCTATTACGTTATTACATAAACTAGATTTTGACTTGCAAATAGAAAGAACAGACGAAGGTTTTGAAGATAATAGAATTTACAAGTTAGAGAAATAA
- a CDS encoding putative quinol monooxygenase, whose protein sequence is MFVRIVKMSFHTKNIKEFLILFEEKKALIRASKGCNLLELYQDKKNPEIFFTYSYWEQEKDLENYKNSLLFKDVWAKTKLFFNEKPLAWSVDKKVSLQ, encoded by the coding sequence ATGTTTGTACGAATAGTAAAAATGAGTTTTCATACAAAGAACATTAAAGAGTTTTTAATACTGTTTGAAGAAAAAAAAGCTTTGATTAGAGCTAGTAAAGGATGTAATTTATTAGAATTATATCAAGATAAAAAGAACCCAGAAATCTTTTTTACCTATTCTTATTGGGAACAAGAAAAAGATTTAGAAAATTACAAAAACTCGCTACTTTTTAAAGATGTTTGGGCAAAAACAAAATTATTTTTCAATGAGAAACCTCTTGCTTGGAGTGTGGATAAAAAAGTTAGCTTACAATAA
- a CDS encoding S-adenosyl-l-methionine hydroxide adenosyltransferase family protein, with amino-acid sequence MPIITLTTDFGTKDHFVGAVKGAIYSELPDAKIVDITHEVTPFNITETAYILKNSYKSFPEGTIHIVGVDSELSDDNKHIAIELDNHYFVCPDNGLISMIASEINPTRIVEINIHDRVESSFPVLDVFVQVACFIARGGNLTVIGKEIKEYKKLVEIQPKVNQDKNKIIGGVVYIDNYGNVISNISTKMFSEIGKGRRFKVSASRYHFTKIFTKYNEVTGDSAHDNIKYDGSRLAIFNSAGYLEIAVYRSNLETVGGASTLLGLNYRDSITIDFINDSQPDFTPLT; translated from the coding sequence ATGCCTATAATCACCTTAACAACAGATTTTGGAACAAAAGACCACTTTGTAGGCGCTGTAAAAGGAGCTATTTATTCTGAGCTACCCGATGCTAAAATTGTAGATATTACACATGAGGTTACTCCTTTTAACATTACCGAAACCGCATATATTTTAAAAAATTCTTATAAAAGTTTTCCAGAAGGAACCATACACATTGTTGGTGTAGATTCAGAATTAAGTGATGATAACAAACATATTGCTATTGAATTAGACAATCATTATTTTGTGTGTCCGGATAACGGATTAATCTCTATGATTGCTTCTGAAATCAATCCAACAAGAATTGTTGAAATTAATATTCATGACAGAGTAGAAAGTAGTTTTCCTGTATTAGATGTTTTTGTACAAGTTGCTTGTTTTATCGCCAGAGGCGGAAATTTAACGGTTATTGGCAAAGAAATTAAAGAATACAAAAAGTTAGTTGAAATTCAGCCAAAAGTAAATCAAGATAAAAATAAAATTATTGGTGGCGTTGTTTATATAGATAATTATGGAAACGTAATTAGTAATATTAGCACAAAAATGTTTAGTGAAATAGGCAAAGGACGCCGTTTTAAAGTAAGTGCTAGTCGTTATCATTTTACCAAAATATTTACAAAATATAATGAAGTAACAGGCGATAGTGCTCATGACAACATAAAATATGATGGAAGTAGATTAGCCATTTTTAATTCTGCTGGCTATTTAGAAATTGCGGTATACAGAAGTAATTTAGAAACGGTTGGTGGGGCATCTACCTTATTAGGATTAAATTATAGGGATTCGATTACCATTGATTTTATTAATGATTCTCAACCTGATTTTACACCTTTAACATAA
- a CDS encoding PhoH family protein, producing the protein MNERTIELTEISPKDFFGAQNSTIEQLKRYFPKIKIVARGSKLKIYGDPEILDEFETRLERLIKYFNKYNKLDENSIEQILTSNGNEEKTAAAKNAKEVLVHGVSGRLIKAQTENQRKMVTLMAKNDMLFAVGPAGTGKTYTAVALAVKALKEKEVRRIILTRPAVESGENLGFLPGDLKEKLDPYMQPLYDALRDMITHERLESYLEKGVIQIAPLAFMRGRTLDNAFVILDEAQNTTHNQMKMFLTRMGKSAKFIITGDPGQIDLPRKQVSGLKESLLALKDIDGIAQVHLDDKDVVRHRLVRKIISAYKSIETE; encoded by the coding sequence TTGAACGAACGCACTATAGAGCTTACAGAAATTAGTCCTAAAGATTTTTTCGGAGCACAAAACAGTACTATTGAACAGTTAAAAAGATACTTTCCAAAAATTAAAATCGTTGCTAGAGGATCTAAATTAAAAATTTATGGAGACCCAGAAATTTTAGATGAGTTTGAAACTCGGTTAGAACGTTTGATAAAGTATTTTAATAAATACAATAAGTTAGATGAAAACAGTATAGAACAAATTTTAACATCTAACGGAAACGAAGAAAAAACAGCTGCTGCTAAAAATGCCAAAGAAGTTTTGGTACATGGTGTTAGCGGCAGGTTAATTAAAGCTCAAACTGAAAACCAGCGTAAAATGGTTACTTTAATGGCAAAGAATGATATGTTGTTTGCCGTTGGTCCTGCCGGTACAGGAAAAACCTATACAGCGGTTGCTTTGGCAGTAAAAGCTTTAAAAGAGAAAGAAGTTAGAAGAATAATTTTAACAAGACCCGCAGTAGAGTCTGGTGAAAATTTAGGATTTCTTCCAGGAGATTTAAAAGAAAAATTAGATCCCTACATGCAACCTTTATATGATGCTTTAAGAGATATGATTACGCATGAACGTTTAGAATCTTATTTAGAAAAAGGGGTGATACAAATTGCACCTTTGGCATTTATGCGTGGTAGAACTTTAGACAACGCATTTGTAATTTTAGATGAAGCCCAAAATACAACTCATAATCAAATGAAGATGTTTTTAACAAGAATGGGAAAAAGTGCAAAGTTTATTATTACGGGAGATCCTGGTCAGATAGATTTACCAAGAAAGCAGGTTTCTGGCTTAAAAGAGTCTTTATTAGCTTTAAAAGATATTGACGGAATTGCGCAAGTACATTTAGATGACAAAGACGTGGTAAGACACCGATTGGTTAGAAAAATTATTAGTGCTTATAAAAGTATAGAAACAGAATAG
- a CDS encoding phosphoribosylaminoimidazolesuccinocarboxamide synthase, which translates to MNTINNTNLKFPNQKSVYIGKVREVYNINDALLVMIATDRLSAFDVVLPRQIPFKGQILNQIATKMMNDTADIVPNWLIANPDENVAVGHLCEPFKVEMVIRGYMSGHAAREYKLGKRTLCGVEMAEGLKENDKFPEALITPSTKADNGEHDEDISREDILSKGIVSEEDYIVLENYTRALFARGTEIAAKRGLILVDTKYEFGKTKEGKIVLIDEIHTPDSSRYFYADGYQERQDKGEAQKQLSKEFVRQWLIENGFQGKDGQQIPAMTDDKVIEISNRYIELYEQITGEAFVKATTDNVLNRIEENVNSFLAQK; encoded by the coding sequence ATGAATACAATTAACAATACTAATTTAAAATTTCCGAACCAAAAGTCTGTATATATAGGTAAAGTAAGAGAAGTTTATAATATAAATGATGCTCTTTTGGTAATGATTGCAACAGATAGATTGTCTGCTTTCGACGTTGTTTTACCACGTCAAATTCCTTTTAAAGGTCAGATTTTAAATCAGATTGCCACAAAAATGATGAATGATACCGCAGATATTGTTCCTAATTGGTTAATTGCAAACCCAGATGAAAACGTTGCCGTTGGTCATTTATGTGAGCCTTTTAAAGTAGAAATGGTAATTCGTGGTTATATGTCTGGTCATGCAGCTCGTGAATACAAATTAGGTAAAAGAACTTTGTGTGGAGTTGAAATGGCAGAAGGATTAAAGGAAAACGATAAATTTCCGGAAGCTTTAATTACACCATCTACTAAAGCAGATAATGGTGAGCATGACGAAGATATTTCTCGTGAAGATATTTTATCAAAAGGAATTGTTTCTGAAGAAGATTATATTGTATTAGAAAACTATACAAGAGCTTTATTTGCAAGAGGAACTGAAATTGCAGCAAAAAGAGGATTGATTTTAGTAGACACTAAATACGAATTCGGGAAAACAAAAGAAGGTAAAATTGTATTGATTGATGAAATTCATACACCAGATTCTTCTCGTTATTTTTATGCTGATGGGTATCAAGAAAGACAAGATAAAGGAGAAGCTCAAAAACAATTGTCTAAAGAATTTGTACGTCAGTGGTTAATTGAAAACGGTTTTCAAGGAAAAGACGGACAACAAATTCCGGCAATGACAGATGATAAAGTCATCGAAATTTCTAACAGATATATAGAATTATACGAACAAATTACTGGAGAAGCTTTTGTAAAAGCGACTACAGATAATGTATTAAATAGAATTGAAGAGAATGTAAATTCTTTTTTAGCACAGAAATAA
- the fabV gene encoding enoyl-ACP reductase FabV: MIIEPRTRGFICLTSHPTGCEQNVINQIEYVKSKGKIEGAKKVLVIGASTGFGLASRISSAFGSDAATIGVFFDKPATEGRPGSPGFYNTAAFEKQAIAAGLYAKSINGDAFSNEIKEQVVNLIKEDLGQIDLVIYSLASPVRTHPVTGKRYKSVLKPIGGDFSNKTVDFHTGKVSEISIKPAEGDDVENTINVMGGEDWKMWMDALQSENLLAEGATTVAYSYIGPEVTKPVYRNGTIGAAKDHLEATAFTITDDLKSIGGKAYVSVNKALVTQASSAIPVIPLYISLLYKVMKAKGIHEGCIEQIQRLYSERLFGGDLALDEKGRIRIDDWEMREDVQAEVNKLWETATTENLSEIGDLEGYSNDFYNLFGFKVAGVDYDADVNEVVNVPSIQ, translated from the coding sequence ATGATTATAGAACCAAGAACAAGAGGATTTATCTGTTTAACATCGCACCCAACAGGATGTGAGCAAAACGTGATCAATCAAATAGAATATGTAAAATCGAAAGGAAAAATAGAAGGCGCAAAAAAAGTATTAGTAATAGGTGCTTCTACAGGATTTGGATTGGCTTCAAGAATATCTAGCGCATTTGGTTCTGATGCTGCTACAATTGGTGTTTTCTTTGACAAACCAGCAACAGAAGGAAGACCAGGTTCACCAGGTTTTTACAATACAGCTGCTTTTGAAAAACAAGCAATTGCTGCAGGTTTATATGCAAAAAGTATTAACGGAGATGCATTTTCTAATGAAATAAAAGAACAAGTTGTAAACTTAATCAAAGAAGATTTAGGTCAGATTGATTTAGTAATTTACAGTTTAGCATCACCAGTAAGAACACATCCAGTAACAGGAAAAAGATACAAATCGGTTTTAAAACCAATCGGAGGAGATTTTTCTAACAAAACAGTAGATTTCCATACAGGTAAAGTTTCAGAAATTTCTATAAAACCTGCAGAAGGAGATGATGTAGAAAATACGATAAACGTAATGGGTGGAGAAGATTGGAAAATGTGGATGGATGCATTACAATCTGAAAACTTATTAGCAGAAGGAGCAACAACAGTAGCTTACTCATACATTGGCCCAGAAGTTACAAAACCAGTATATAGAAACGGAACAATTGGTGCAGCAAAAGATCATTTAGAGGCAACTGCTTTTACAATTACAGACGATTTAAAATCGATTGGTGGAAAAGCGTATGTTTCTGTAAATAAAGCATTAGTTACACAAGCAAGTTCTGCAATTCCTGTAATTCCTTTATATATTTCTTTATTGTATAAAGTGATGAAAGCAAAAGGAATTCACGAAGGTTGTATCGAACAAATTCAGCGTTTGTATAGCGAGCGTTTATTTGGAGGTGATTTGGCTTTGGATGAAAAAGGAAGAATTAGAATTGACGATTGGGAAATGAGAGAAGATGTACAAGCAGAAGTGAACAAACTTTGGGAAACTGCAACTACAGAAAACTTATCAGAAATTGGAGATTTAGAAGGGTATAGCAACGATTTTTACAACCTTTTTGGTTTTAAAGTAGCTGGTGTAGATTATGATGCTGATGTAAATGAAGTAGTAAACGTACCAAGTATTCAGTAA